A single window of Archangium gephyra DNA harbors:
- a CDS encoding GNAT family N-acetyltransferase, which produces MDSQDWQRRYADKVSTAEEAILLVRPGRRILIGSGAAEPVALVQALVEKGEHLADNEVVHLMTLGPAPYVEPEYQHRFRHTAFFIGANTRKAVQEGRADFMPVFLSEIPELIRSHRVRVDVVLLQVSPPDAHGYVSLGVSVDVVRSAVEAASLLIAEVNPRMPRTHGDSFIHVSRLHRLVPVDQPLLERPHEEQDESSREIGGHIARLIPDGATLQLGIGRIPDAVLAQLTHHGDLGLHTEMMSDGVMHLVEAGVITGRKKTLLPGKLVTSFIMGTRALYAWAHDNPAIEMRPSDFTNDPGVIARNERMVAINGALAVDLTGQVAADTLGGCFFSGIGGQVDFIRGAARSRGGRPIIALPSTAKGGTVSRIQAALEPGTGVVTSRGDVHYVVTEYGVADLWGKNIRERAKALIHIAHPDFRAELMAAAKARHWVLPDQVVPKARYPWTEERVERILSGQELLIRPARITDERALQDLMYGLSNDSTYRRFLCFKQRHPHEEMQALVNPDYEQNLALVACVPGTDDLVGVVRYDVVPSTGLGDVAFVVRDDWQGKGVGTALMRRIREAARARGLPGFQADVLVTNKPMLDVFHESGLTVQARLEGGSYHLELLFPGGEATRQAARPTGVVPG; this is translated from the coding sequence ATGGACTCGCAGGACTGGCAGCGGCGGTACGCGGACAAGGTGTCGACGGCGGAGGAGGCCATCCTCCTGGTTCGACCGGGGCGGCGCATCCTCATCGGCTCGGGAGCAGCCGAGCCGGTGGCCCTGGTCCAGGCCCTGGTGGAGAAGGGCGAGCACCTGGCCGACAACGAGGTGGTCCACCTGATGACGTTGGGCCCGGCTCCCTATGTGGAGCCTGAGTACCAGCACCGTTTCCGGCACACGGCCTTCTTCATTGGCGCCAACACACGCAAGGCCGTCCAGGAGGGCCGGGCGGACTTCATGCCCGTGTTCCTCTCGGAGATTCCCGAGCTCATCCGCAGCCACCGCGTTCGCGTGGACGTGGTCCTCCTGCAGGTGAGCCCGCCGGACGCCCACGGGTACGTGAGCCTGGGTGTTTCGGTGGACGTGGTGCGCTCGGCGGTGGAGGCGGCCTCGCTGCTCATCGCCGAGGTGAACCCCCGGATGCCGCGCACGCACGGGGATTCGTTCATCCACGTGAGCCGCCTGCACCGCCTGGTCCCGGTGGACCAGCCGCTCCTGGAGCGCCCCCACGAGGAACAGGACGAGAGCTCACGGGAGATTGGCGGCCATATCGCGCGCCTGATTCCCGACGGGGCCACGCTGCAGTTGGGCATCGGGAGGATTCCGGACGCGGTGCTGGCGCAGCTCACCCACCACGGAGACCTCGGGCTGCACACGGAGATGATGTCCGACGGGGTGATGCACCTGGTGGAGGCAGGCGTCATCACCGGGCGCAAGAAGACGCTGTTGCCGGGCAAGCTGGTGACGTCCTTCATCATGGGCACCCGGGCGCTGTACGCCTGGGCCCACGACAACCCGGCCATCGAGATGCGGCCGAGCGACTTCACCAATGATCCGGGCGTGATCGCGCGGAACGAGCGGATGGTGGCCATCAACGGAGCGCTGGCGGTGGACCTCACCGGGCAGGTGGCGGCGGACACACTGGGCGGGTGCTTCTTCTCGGGAATCGGCGGGCAGGTGGACTTCATCCGCGGCGCGGCGCGCAGCAGGGGAGGCCGGCCCATCATCGCCCTGCCCTCGACGGCGAAGGGCGGCACGGTGAGCCGGATTCAAGCGGCGCTGGAGCCGGGCACGGGCGTGGTGACGAGCCGCGGCGACGTGCACTATGTGGTGACGGAGTATGGCGTGGCGGATCTCTGGGGGAAGAACATCCGCGAGCGGGCCAAGGCGCTCATCCACATCGCCCACCCGGACTTTCGCGCGGAGCTGATGGCGGCGGCCAAGGCGCGGCACTGGGTGCTGCCGGATCAGGTGGTGCCCAAGGCTCGCTACCCATGGACGGAGGAGCGGGTGGAGCGCATCCTCTCGGGGCAGGAGTTGCTCATCCGCCCCGCGCGAATCACCGACGAGCGGGCCCTGCAGGACCTGATGTACGGGCTGAGCAACGACAGCACCTACCGGCGCTTCCTGTGCTTCAAGCAGCGGCACCCGCACGAGGAGATGCAGGCGCTCGTCAACCCGGACTACGAGCAGAACCTGGCCCTGGTGGCGTGCGTGCCGGGCACGGACGACCTGGTGGGCGTGGTGCGCTACGACGTGGTGCCCTCGACGGGGCTGGGGGATGTGGCCTTCGTGGTGCGCGATGACTGGCAGGGGAAGGGCGTGGGCACGGCGCTGATGAGGCGCATCCGCGAGGCCGCTCGGGCGCGAGGACTGCCGGGCTTCCAGGCCGACGTGCTGGTGACGAACAAGCCCATGCTCGACGTCTTCCACGAGAGCGGGCTCACCGTGCAGGCGCGCCTGGAGGGCGGCAGCTATCACCTGGAGCTGCTCTTCCCCGGAGGCGAAGCCACTCGGCAGGCGGCCCGGCCCACCGGCGTTGTACCTGGATAG
- a CDS encoding PAS domain S-box protein, with amino-acid sequence MTTPPHSDSLRRLERVLARLVPAASVLAVLIASLELIGWAPDSRFLIRIVPLPGAGIMMPNTAIGFVLSGTALWLLHEEEADRRRRASGQVLALVTLLLGVLTLSEYIFSVDLGIDLLLFSESVQRLAAERPGRPSPMSALSFCLTGLALLLLHVRTRQGWHPARLLVLAVMLLSSQALLGYVYLEESVVEPERRLSTLPPYTPMAVHTALLFLLVSLGILCVHRERGLTGVLLRDDVGGLMARRLLPAAILTPLLVGGVRLLGERLGLYGATFGVSVFVLLTIAAFLLVIARNANALSRLDAQHQDMEQSLRLSEARFAGIVSNAADAIISIDEEQKITLFNGGAERIFGYSASEALGRPLDLLLPEQFQARHRHYIWEFADHGRTARQMGERLPILGRRKSGEAFTAEATISKLELNGTKLLTVTLRDITARKHAEEGLRNSEERFRTAFEDAPIGMALVGLDGLFLNVNGSLCEIVGYSQKELLTKTFQDITWPEDLELDLANARRLLQGEISSYQLEKRYIHKDGHLVTILLTGSMVRDSRGEPLYFIAQIQDISERKQLEQAWRLLADAGPRLAASLEPQTTLATIAGLSVPALADWCVIDLLGDDGRVHWVESMAASPEKSRVLREMLTAYPHDPSRQGHIVAGVLRTGQPALIPEMPEAVLEATAEDARHLELLHRLEPRSGIVVPLLARGRTLGAVILSASESGRRYGARDLALAEELARRAALAIDNARLHEKSEQATRTRDEVLRIVAHDLRTPLNVISLSTGVLLKCPPEKRATDTKRLESIRKAVDRANRLIQDLLDVARMEAGRLSVDRGPEQTAPVVKEAAELHRSLAEEKSIQLTATVPEDAPAVFADRDRVLQILSNLLGNALKFTPVGGQISLRAEPAGRMMRFSVSDTGPGIPEEDLPHLFEPFWQAPTGKKLGAGLGLAIVKGLVDAHGGHLWVESSPGLGSTFFFTLPTASPAEEHPTPHA; translated from the coding sequence ATGACGACGCCGCCTCATAGCGATTCTCTCCGTCGGCTCGAGCGGGTGCTCGCGCGGTTGGTGCCGGCCGCGAGTGTGCTCGCCGTGCTGATTGCGTCGCTCGAGCTCATCGGCTGGGCCCCGGACAGCAGGTTTCTCATCCGGATCGTTCCCCTGCCGGGCGCGGGCATCATGATGCCGAACACCGCGATCGGCTTTGTCCTGAGTGGCACCGCGCTTTGGCTACTCCACGAAGAAGAGGCGGACCGGCGGCGGCGCGCATCAGGCCAGGTTCTCGCGCTCGTGACCCTGCTGTTGGGCGTCCTGACCCTCTCCGAGTACATCTTCAGCGTCGACCTCGGAATCGACCTCCTCCTCTTCAGCGAGAGCGTCCAGCGCCTGGCCGCGGAGCGCCCGGGACGGCCCTCGCCCATGAGCGCGTTGAGCTTCTGTCTCACGGGACTGGCGCTCCTGCTGCTGCATGTCAGGACCCGCCAGGGGTGGCACCCCGCCCGGCTCCTGGTCCTGGCCGTCATGCTCCTCTCCTCACAGGCCCTCCTGGGATACGTGTACCTGGAGGAGAGTGTGGTCGAGCCCGAGCGGCGCCTCTCCACCCTGCCGCCCTACACGCCCATGGCCGTTCACACGGCGCTCCTCTTCCTGCTGGTGTCGCTCGGCATCCTCTGCGTCCATCGCGAGCGCGGGCTGACCGGAGTGCTCCTCCGGGACGATGTGGGGGGCCTCATGGCTCGCCGGCTTCTCCCAGCGGCCATCCTCACCCCCCTGCTGGTGGGGGGCGTCCGGCTCCTGGGTGAACGGCTGGGGCTCTACGGGGCCACCTTCGGCGTCTCGGTCTTCGTGCTCCTCACGATCGCGGCCTTCCTGCTCGTGATCGCGCGGAATGCGAACGCCCTCTCCCGGCTGGACGCGCAGCACCAGGACATGGAGCAGTCGCTCCGTTTGTCGGAGGCCCGCTTCGCCGGCATCGTCTCCAACGCGGCCGATGCCATCATCTCGATCGACGAGGAGCAGAAGATCACCCTCTTCAACGGGGGGGCGGAGCGGATCTTCGGCTACTCCGCGAGCGAAGCCCTGGGCCGTCCCTTGGACCTGCTCCTTCCCGAGCAGTTCCAGGCCCGCCACAGGCACTACATCTGGGAGTTCGCGGACCACGGGAGGACCGCCCGTCAGATGGGAGAGCGGCTGCCCATCCTCGGCCGGCGCAAGAGTGGCGAGGCGTTCACCGCGGAAGCCACCATTTCGAAGTTGGAGTTGAACGGGACGAAGCTCCTCACCGTCACCTTGCGCGACATCACCGCGCGCAAGCACGCGGAGGAAGGGCTGCGCAACAGTGAGGAGCGCTTCCGGACCGCGTTCGAGGATGCCCCGATCGGAATGGCCCTGGTCGGCCTGGACGGGCTGTTCCTGAACGTGAACGGCTCCCTGTGCGAGATCGTCGGCTACTCGCAGAAGGAGCTCCTCACCAAGACGTTCCAGGACATCACCTGGCCCGAGGACCTGGAGCTGGACCTGGCGAACGCGCGCCGGCTGCTCCAAGGAGAGATCAGCTCCTACCAGCTGGAGAAGCGCTACATCCACAAGGATGGCCACCTCGTGACCATCCTGCTGACGGGCTCGATGGTGCGCGACTCCCGGGGCGAGCCGCTCTACTTCATCGCGCAGATCCAGGACATCTCCGAGCGCAAGCAGCTCGAACAGGCGTGGCGCCTCCTGGCCGATGCGGGCCCTCGGCTCGCGGCTTCGCTCGAGCCCCAGACCACCCTCGCCACCATCGCGGGGTTGAGCGTTCCAGCGCTGGCGGACTGGTGCGTGATCGATCTCCTCGGAGACGACGGGCGGGTGCACTGGGTGGAAAGCATGGCGGCCTCGCCCGAGAAGTCGCGGGTCCTGCGCGAGATGCTCACCGCCTATCCCCATGACCCGTCCCGCCAGGGACACATCGTCGCCGGCGTCCTCCGGACGGGGCAGCCGGCACTCATCCCGGAGATGCCTGAAGCGGTGCTCGAGGCGACGGCGGAGGACGCACGTCACCTGGAGCTGCTCCACCGCCTCGAGCCCCGCTCGGGCATCGTCGTGCCCCTCCTGGCTCGCGGGCGCACCCTGGGCGCGGTCATCCTCTCGGCGTCCGAATCAGGACGCCGTTACGGTGCCCGCGACCTCGCCCTGGCCGAAGAGCTGGCCCGCCGCGCCGCGCTCGCGATCGACAATGCCCGCCTCCACGAGAAGTCCGAGCAGGCGACACGCACTCGCGACGAGGTCCTCCGGATCGTCGCCCACGACCTGCGCACCCCCCTGAACGTCATCTCCCTGAGCACCGGGGTGCTCCTGAAGTGTCCGCCCGAGAAGCGGGCCACCGACACGAAGCGGCTCGAATCCATCCGCAAGGCGGTCGACCGGGCGAACCGGCTCATCCAGGACCTGCTGGACGTCGCCCGGATGGAGGCCGGCCGCCTCTCGGTGGACCGAGGACCGGAGCAGACCGCTCCCGTCGTCAAGGAGGCCGCCGAACTGCATCGCTCGCTCGCGGAGGAGAAGTCCATCCAGCTCACGGCCACCGTCCCGGAAGACGCTCCTGCTGTCTTCGCCGATCGCGACCGGGTGCTGCAGATCCTCTCGAACCTGCTCGGGAACGCGCTCAAGTTCACGCCCGTGGGTGGGCAGATCTCGCTTCGGGCCGAGCCGGCGGGGCGCATGATGCGGTTCTCGGTGAGCGACACGGGGCCCGGGATTCCCGAGGAGGACCTCCCCCACCTCTTCGAGCCCTTCTGGCAGGCGCCCACGGGGAAGAAGCTTGGGGCCGGCCTGGGCCTCGCCATCGTGAAGGGGCTCGTTGACGCCCACGGTGGACACCTCTGGGTCGAGAGCAGCCCTGGATTGGGAAGCACCTTCTTCTTCACGCTCCCCACCGCGAGTCCGGCCGAGGAACATCCCACACCTCACGCGTGA
- a CDS encoding zinc-binding dehydrogenase codes for MRANVFRGVNQFGIEEVERPKAGPGEAVVRMTLTTICGTDLHIVRGEYPVKPGLVIGHEFVGVIEELGAGVEGYRAGQRVLVGAITPCGQCGACLSGLLSQCGHGGGHEALGGWRLGNTLNGVQAEYVRVPSAQANLAPIPDELTDEQVVLLADIASTGFSGAESGKVRIGDSVVVFAQGPIGLCASIGARLMGAALVIGVDGDENRLKMAHRMGVDVVLDYRQVDVVREVKQLTRGGVDVAIEALGTPGTFENALRCLRPGGTLSSLGVYSGKLELPHDAFAAGLGDHHVVTTLCPGGKERMRRLMEMVRTRRVDLTPLITHRFRLDDIQNAYALFGERRDGVIKVAIRP; via the coding sequence ATGCGGGCCAACGTCTTTCGTGGCGTGAATCAGTTTGGAATCGAAGAGGTGGAGCGTCCCAAGGCGGGCCCCGGTGAGGCGGTGGTGCGAATGACGCTCACCACCATCTGCGGCACGGACCTGCACATCGTGCGGGGCGAGTACCCGGTGAAGCCGGGGCTCGTCATCGGTCATGAATTCGTCGGCGTCATCGAGGAGTTGGGCGCCGGCGTGGAGGGCTACCGGGCTGGACAGCGGGTCCTGGTGGGCGCCATCACTCCGTGCGGGCAGTGCGGCGCCTGTCTTTCCGGGCTGCTCTCTCAATGTGGACACGGTGGCGGCCACGAGGCGCTCGGCGGCTGGCGCCTGGGCAACACGCTCAACGGCGTCCAGGCCGAGTACGTGCGCGTGCCCTCGGCCCAGGCCAACCTGGCCCCCATTCCCGACGAGCTGACGGATGAGCAGGTGGTGCTCCTGGCGGACATCGCCTCCACCGGCTTCAGCGGCGCGGAGTCCGGCAAGGTGCGCATCGGCGACTCGGTGGTGGTCTTCGCCCAAGGGCCCATCGGGCTGTGCGCTTCCATCGGGGCCCGGCTCATGGGCGCGGCCCTGGTCATCGGCGTGGATGGAGACGAGAACCGCCTGAAGATGGCGCACCGCATGGGCGTGGACGTGGTGCTCGACTACCGCCAGGTGGATGTGGTGCGGGAGGTGAAGCAGCTCACCAGAGGCGGCGTGGACGTGGCCATCGAGGCGCTCGGAACACCGGGCACCTTCGAGAATGCGCTGCGCTGCCTGCGGCCCGGTGGGACCCTCTCCAGCCTGGGCGTGTACTCGGGGAAGCTGGAGCTGCCCCATGACGCCTTCGCGGCGGGCCTGGGTGACCACCACGTCGTCACCACCCTGTGTCCAGGCGGCAAGGAGCGCATGCGGCGGCTGATGGAGATGGTGCGGACCCGACGGGTGGACCTCACGCCGTTGATCACCCATCGTTTCAGGCTCGACGACATCCAAAACGCCTATGCTCTCTTCGGCGAACGGCGCGATGGCGTCATCAAGGTCGCCATCCGCCCCTGA
- a CDS encoding transglycosylase SLT domain-containing protein, translating into MTAKHEWWKARLQLNKARMDLMQNKANHLRSQGASTTAAEDDSINRQYEPSWLGKLADARNRILQCQRDWWNAWLNDNEAVKADAETRANAVRSSFASITTDVEPSAEDGKKLLHDVLITAKHEWWRARLQLNKARMGLMQSKADQLRARGGSTTTAEDDSINRQYEPSWLGKLADARNRILQCQRDWWNAWFNDNPAAKADAENRANAVRSSFSGITTDLEPSAEDGKKLLHDVLITAKHEWWRARLQLNKARMDLMQNKADQLRARGGSTTTAEDDSINRQYEPSWLGKLADARNRILPCQRDWWNAWLNDNEAAKADAETRANAVRSSFSGITTDVEPSAEDSKKLLHDVLITAKHEWWKARLQLNKARMELMHVKADQLRARGGSTTTTEDDSINRQYDPSWSKLLGGYHDQLLQAIQSGWNALLEGDTAARTKANTQAEELRKKLSGLADPREFEVTEEEKRKMQDVAKQELRRRLKQALQAYWTAWAEDDIAGITQAQKQEQTLKQRATGIFLPTDHELPATELTQLQQQALLTVQRGWWRARLRPDTQAVRRKEAQRQELQSKGVLLTPQQEDSIAKEFEQEWKRAREGWHARRLESERTYWQAWMRDDSSGMAQATTQAQELEKQLEGIVPLMEIDVAFQELATLLHAPLLELRTQWWQAHKNKDEARETALAKKLSELEGKGAFLTPEEEENLRATYGKDLQALREEFDLAVSNYYSALSLLAYTEPTSDTLAGLDKSRQEVERLGAELSSSEKEELKSKHRSSYALPSVLKQARQRQFAILAREGKALTDSITLSELGPAYEYLGQEAQDHGGSAEVIRYYLEFQSALQQMCRYLQDPGAVPAADSDAAQEKMNRLLSEHSDLPYVTEWGPYKTALAALEQGFPAVLQQYWLEKADTDGAAPPEALSRKLDLWQNYVSSTLRDTRYTADSQNQRVLDLKHERWTLLESLDESSDLSSAETRLEEISQQGTEARKQGATLPGDRLLKWEEVERRKIDERYVTAELLRRRLDAQWAGNPSDEVSQRLEHAQRRSHLLRAYVSDRTALDAEVARRWKQEQTPGGGTQPSADTLSKLIVQASEEYLRIDPIIPYKLGGPGNQMTAADYAALVAKGKPPPGIDCSGFVRQLMRRVSSLLKAPAPTLAPGEAACTYLDQKLVAGCPKVPLNEALPGDLIDLWGKHILMVATRTENTNGTISLGVTESSSTGKTSPRGPKSFVITFPAKTRAIGELGVVVDQSVGNGRAYSRTYYRGRAYEVYRPNYWLDTLPIPHTGVTPPPPAHTGTLNAILLEYEPSGASATTARQDKLPAGVGSSHKMADADKPLLRTLADSFLQAARRYGMPPALLAAIASRESRGGALLKNGWGDNGNGYGVMQVDKNYHQPVGEPNSLEHILQATGILHDYHVQVKANHPDWPAVHQLRGALVAYNSGVGNVKTIARMDIGTTGNDYSNDVWARAQRLLPDFSG; encoded by the coding sequence ATGACCGCCAAGCATGAATGGTGGAAGGCCCGGCTCCAGCTCAACAAGGCCCGTATGGACCTGATGCAGAACAAGGCCAACCACCTGCGCTCGCAGGGGGCCAGCACCACCGCCGCCGAGGACGACTCCATCAACCGTCAGTACGAGCCCTCGTGGCTCGGCAAGCTCGCGGATGCACGCAACCGCATCCTCCAATGCCAACGCGACTGGTGGAACGCCTGGCTCAATGACAACGAGGCCGTGAAAGCCGACGCCGAGACCCGGGCCAATGCCGTGCGCTCCAGCTTCGCGAGCATCACCACCGACGTCGAGCCGAGCGCCGAGGACGGCAAGAAGCTCCTCCACGACGTCCTCATCACCGCCAAGCACGAGTGGTGGAGGGCCCGGCTCCAGCTCAACAAGGCCCGCATGGGCTTGATGCAGAGCAAGGCCGACCAACTGCGCGCCCGGGGGGGCAGCACGACCACTGCCGAGGACGACTCCATCAACCGTCAGTACGAGCCCTCGTGGCTCGGCAAGCTCGCGGATGCACGCAACCGCATCCTCCAATGCCAACGCGACTGGTGGAACGCCTGGTTCAATGACAACCCAGCAGCGAAGGCCGACGCCGAGAACCGGGCCAATGCCGTGCGCTCCAGCTTCTCGGGAATCACCACCGACCTCGAGCCGAGCGCCGAGGACGGCAAGAAGCTCCTCCACGACGTCCTCATCACCGCCAAGCACGAGTGGTGGAGGGCCCGGCTCCAGCTCAACAAGGCCCGTATGGACTTGATGCAGAACAAGGCCGACCAACTGCGCGCCCGGGGGGGCAGCACGACCACTGCCGAGGACGACTCCATCAACCGTCAGTACGAGCCCTCGTGGCTCGGCAAGCTCGCGGATGCACGCAACCGCATCCTCCCATGCCAACGCGACTGGTGGAACGCCTGGCTCAATGACAACGAGGCCGCGAAGGCCGACGCCGAGACCCGGGCCAATGCCGTGCGCTCCAGCTTCTCGGGAATCACCACCGACGTCGAGCCGAGCGCCGAGGACAGCAAGAAGCTCCTCCACGACGTCCTCATCACCGCCAAGCACGAGTGGTGGAAGGCCCGGCTCCAGCTCAACAAGGCCCGCATGGAGCTGATGCACGTCAAGGCCGACCAACTGCGCGCCCGGGGGGGCAGCACCACCACCACCGAGGACGACTCCATCAACCGCCAGTACGATCCCTCCTGGAGCAAGCTGCTTGGTGGCTACCATGATCAACTCCTCCAGGCGATTCAGAGCGGCTGGAATGCCCTGCTCGAGGGAGACACCGCCGCCCGGACCAAGGCCAACACCCAGGCCGAGGAGCTCCGCAAGAAGCTGTCAGGCCTGGCGGACCCTCGCGAGTTCGAGGTCACCGAGGAAGAGAAGCGCAAGATGCAGGACGTGGCGAAGCAGGAGCTGCGCCGCCGCCTGAAGCAGGCACTCCAGGCCTACTGGACGGCCTGGGCCGAGGACGACATCGCGGGCATCACTCAGGCCCAGAAGCAGGAGCAGACCCTGAAGCAGCGGGCCACCGGCATCTTCCTTCCCACCGACCATGAGCTTCCCGCCACCGAGCTTACCCAGCTCCAGCAACAGGCGCTTCTGACCGTACAGCGCGGTTGGTGGCGTGCCCGGCTGCGGCCCGACACGCAGGCGGTCCGCCGGAAGGAAGCTCAGCGACAGGAGCTCCAGAGCAAGGGTGTTCTGCTCACCCCGCAGCAGGAGGACTCCATCGCCAAGGAGTTCGAGCAGGAATGGAAGCGGGCCCGTGAGGGGTGGCACGCCAGGCGTCTGGAATCCGAGCGCACCTACTGGCAGGCCTGGATGCGTGATGACTCGTCCGGCATGGCCCAGGCCACCACGCAGGCGCAGGAGCTCGAGAAACAGCTCGAGGGCATCGTGCCGCTCATGGAGATTGACGTCGCCTTCCAGGAGCTGGCCACCCTGCTCCACGCGCCCCTGCTGGAGTTGCGCACTCAGTGGTGGCAGGCACACAAGAACAAGGATGAAGCTCGCGAAACCGCACTCGCCAAGAAACTCTCCGAGCTCGAGGGCAAGGGCGCCTTCCTCACTCCCGAGGAGGAGGAGAACCTCCGGGCCACCTACGGCAAGGACCTGCAGGCGCTGCGGGAGGAGTTCGACCTCGCCGTCTCCAACTACTACTCCGCCCTGAGCCTGCTGGCCTACACCGAGCCCACCAGCGACACACTCGCCGGGCTCGACAAGTCCCGGCAGGAGGTGGAGCGGCTGGGCGCCGAGCTCTCTTCGTCCGAGAAGGAGGAGCTCAAGAGCAAGCACCGCTCCAGCTACGCACTGCCCTCGGTGCTGAAGCAGGCCAGGCAGCGGCAGTTCGCCATACTCGCTCGCGAGGGGAAAGCGCTCACTGACAGCATCACCCTGAGCGAGCTCGGCCCCGCCTACGAATACCTGGGCCAGGAGGCGCAGGACCATGGCGGCTCGGCGGAGGTCATCCGCTACTACCTGGAGTTCCAGTCCGCACTCCAGCAGATGTGCCGCTACCTCCAGGACCCGGGGGCCGTCCCGGCCGCCGACAGCGACGCGGCCCAGGAGAAGATGAATCGGCTGCTCTCCGAGCACTCCGATCTGCCCTACGTGACGGAGTGGGGCCCGTACAAGACGGCGCTCGCGGCCCTCGAGCAGGGCTTCCCCGCGGTGCTCCAGCAATACTGGCTGGAGAAGGCGGATACCGATGGCGCGGCTCCCCCGGAGGCGCTGAGCCGCAAGCTCGACCTCTGGCAGAACTACGTGTCCAGCACGCTCCGCGACACCCGGTACACCGCCGATTCACAGAACCAGCGCGTGCTCGACCTCAAACACGAGCGCTGGACGTTGCTCGAGAGCCTCGACGAGTCGTCGGACCTCTCCTCGGCCGAGACACGCCTGGAAGAGATTTCCCAGCAGGGAACCGAGGCCCGCAAGCAAGGCGCGACGCTCCCGGGTGACCGGCTGCTGAAGTGGGAGGAGGTCGAGCGAAGAAAGATCGACGAGCGCTACGTCACCGCGGAGCTGCTGCGCCGGCGGCTCGATGCCCAATGGGCGGGGAACCCCTCTGACGAGGTGAGTCAGCGGCTCGAGCACGCGCAGCGGCGCTCCCACCTGCTGCGCGCCTATGTGTCTGATCGTACCGCGCTCGACGCGGAAGTGGCCCGCAGATGGAAGCAGGAGCAGACCCCGGGTGGAGGGACCCAACCCTCCGCGGACACGCTCAGCAAGCTCATCGTGCAGGCGTCCGAGGAGTACCTGCGTATCGACCCCATCATCCCCTACAAGCTCGGCGGGCCCGGCAACCAGATGACGGCCGCGGACTACGCGGCGCTCGTCGCGAAGGGAAAGCCGCCTCCCGGCATCGACTGCTCCGGCTTCGTACGGCAGCTCATGCGGCGCGTTTCCTCCCTCCTCAAGGCTCCGGCCCCGACACTGGCCCCCGGCGAGGCGGCGTGCACCTACCTGGACCAGAAGCTGGTGGCGGGCTGCCCGAAAGTGCCCCTGAACGAGGCGCTCCCCGGAGACCTCATCGATCTGTGGGGCAAGCACATCCTGATGGTGGCCACGCGGACCGAGAACACGAACGGCACCATCTCGCTGGGAGTCACCGAGTCCAGCAGCACCGGGAAGACTTCCCCCCGCGGCCCCAAGTCCTTCGTCATCACCTTCCCGGCGAAGACACGGGCCATCGGCGAGCTCGGAGTCGTCGTCGATCAGAGCGTGGGCAACGGGCGCGCGTACAGCCGGACGTACTACCGGGGGCGTGCCTACGAGGTCTACCGGCCGAACTACTGGCTCGACACCCTGCCAATCCCCCACACGGGGGTCACTCCGCCCCCACCGGCTCACACCGGCACGCTCAACGCCATCCTGCTGGAGTACGAACCCTCGGGCGCCTCGGCGACCACGGCCCGCCAGGACAAGCTCCCGGCCGGAGTGGGCTCGTCCCACAAGATGGCGGACGCGGACAAGCCGCTGCTGCGCACCCTCGCGGACTCCTTCCTCCAAGCGGCTCGGCGGTATGGAATGCCGCCGGCGCTGCTGGCCGCCATCGCCAGCCGCGAATCCCGGGGAGGCGCCCTCCTCAAGAATGGCTGGGGAGACAACGGCAATGGCTACGGGGTGATGCAGGTCGACAAGAACTACCACCAGCCCGTCGGCGAACCCAACAGCCTGGAGCACATCCTCCAGGCCACGGGCATCCTCCACGACTACCACGTGCAGGTGAAGGCAAACCATCCGGACTGGCCCGCCGTCCATCAGCTGCGCGGAGCCTTGGTGGCCTACAATTCGGGCGTCGGCAACGTCAAGACGATCGCGCGAATGGACATCGGGACGACGGGGAACGACTACTCGAATGATGTCTGGGCCCGCGCCCAGCGGCTGCTGCCGGACTTCTCCGGCTGA